The following proteins are co-located in the Nocardia bhagyanarayanae genome:
- a CDS encoding cutinase family protein, producing MRSTLLRAVIAISAMALSTISVGGGAQADPGCPSMYVVAIPGTWESDEHRPGPGMLAGVTDGLPSSVRVDYVSYAATAFPWEGDVYGASKKEAVDNARGMLGAMGRQCGATKLALVGYSQGADAAGDVAAEIGTGLGVVPPQRIVAVGLISDPRRSPTDALVGPPVGGAGAGGPRVGGFGWVTPQTRTICAVGDLYCATASDDFVTRFAGFLAQSSSPDLANMWRYQLEFGTIVNDLMARGGVALLQNQLSDSANEERRRKLEEFYRSEAHTLYGSYPVGGGETALSWMHEWLASLA from the coding sequence ATGCGATCCACACTTCTTCGTGCGGTCATCGCTATCTCGGCGATGGCGTTGTCCACCATTTCCGTCGGCGGCGGGGCGCAGGCCGATCCGGGCTGTCCGAGCATGTACGTCGTGGCGATTCCGGGTACCTGGGAGAGCGACGAGCACCGGCCAGGTCCCGGCATGCTCGCCGGAGTGACCGATGGCTTGCCGTCCTCGGTGCGTGTCGACTACGTCAGCTACGCCGCGACCGCCTTCCCGTGGGAGGGCGACGTGTACGGCGCGTCCAAGAAGGAAGCCGTCGACAACGCCCGCGGCATGCTCGGCGCGATGGGGCGCCAGTGCGGCGCGACCAAGCTCGCGCTGGTCGGCTACAGCCAGGGCGCCGACGCGGCGGGCGACGTGGCCGCCGAGATCGGCACCGGGCTCGGCGTGGTGCCGCCGCAACGGATCGTGGCGGTCGGCCTCATCTCCGACCCGCGCCGCTCCCCCACCGACGCGTTGGTCGGCCCGCCGGTCGGCGGCGCGGGCGCGGGCGGTCCGCGGGTGGGCGGATTCGGCTGGGTCACGCCGCAGACCCGCACGATCTGCGCGGTCGGCGATCTCTACTGCGCCACCGCCTCCGACGACTTCGTCACCAGGTTCGCCGGTTTCCTGGCCCAGAGCTCCAGCCCCGACCTCGCCAACATGTGGCGTTACCAGCTCGAATTCGGAACCATCGTCAACGATCTGATGGCGCGCGGCGGTGTCGCGCTGCTGCAGAACCAGCTCTCGGACTCCGCCAACGAGGAACGCCGCAGGAAGCTCGAGGAGTTCTACCGCTCCGAGGCGCACACCCTCTACGGCAGCTACCCCGTCGGCGGCGGCGAGACGGCGCTGAGCTGGATGCACGAGTGGCTGGCCTCCCTGGCCTGA